GAAAAGCTGCTGAAAACATTCTGAAGATCGATCCTTGCAACTCTACAGCTCATGTATTGCTCTGTGGGATACACGCTTCTTCTGGAAACTGGGAAGATGCTGCGTTTTTGAGGAGCTCGATGAGAAAGCATGATGTTAAAAAGGTTCCCGGACAGAGCTGGATTGAAGTTAAGGATGAAAGGCATGTATTCTTTGCTGAGGACGTTCTTCATCCGGAGAGGGATGATATATATACAGTCTTGCATAACGTCTGGTTGGAGATGGTTAATGAGAGTAGGCCGCAACACAAAAGAAGTCTCCAGTTTATACATTAGAGTGGATACACAAAACTTTCTTTAATTCTTGTAACATTAGAGGCGCTTTGTGGAGTCATATGTAACAATATGAAGAAATGTGGAGTTACATGTGATTATTATGTATCTTAGCTGAAGCTGAAGCTCGATGCATGTCCCTTTAAGCTTCCCAGAACAACTCTCTTTGTAACCATATTCAAAACTTAGGAGAAGACAACTTCTTATGTGTCTCCATCATACATATCTCATGACACAATTAAAGGAAGAAAAATGTTAttaaagcaaacaaaaaaaaagactttatcCAGTTCTGGACAAGACACAAAGAGTGATGAAGCTAAGGTAGGTTTTTATTCTCCAGGCACGGAGACTCCTTGCTTCAGCTTCTCCCGCTTGAGCTTCTTCTTAGAAACGGGCTTCTTCTTCCTTGGAGGTAGGTTCTTCTGAGCATACACGTACATCACGTAGTTGGCGACAAGGAACCCAACAAGTGGAACTCCGATAACAAGCAGCACGATTAGTCCCGGATTCATTCCTTTGGCTTCAGCAGCCGCCTACGAATTGCCAAACCAAACGAGTGCATATCATATCAAGCATAGAAACAAAGATCTAGGACAGAGGAAATCAAGTGCTGTTCACAAGAAATTGAACAAAACACACCAGGGCCTCGAATATACCAAGCAAAACGTGCATGCAACAGGAAATGCGATCGTTTGTAAACCATCACACTATCAATAGTGACATAATGTTTCAAAATGAGAAGACGACATAACAGTGCATACAAGACCTAAGATAGATTCATCTTTTTGCATAGTTCAGGGGAAGCTAGACTTGAAAATTGATACGCATGCATGCAACCTCACACCTGAATGAGATCgcaatttctttttttcctaaaattaaATTATGCATATCACATTGGTTTCTTAGATCATTAACAAAATAGTATAGGTTCCCAAACATCCCTAAGAAATATAATTGACGGCATCACAGAAAAATAACCGTTGAATCATACAGAAGCAGCAAGTATAGGGACGATGGACGATGGACGATACCTTTCTGGCAAAATCTTCGCCGTCCATGATTGCGATCCGAGATCTGTTAAGATCAGCACCAGCAACGTAAGAATGGTATGATGAGAAGGAGAATGATTTTTTAAGAAACGGAGATCTGTTTTCAAACAATTAAGGGAAGAGATTATTAAGACACAAACACACGCAGATATGTTACTACACGTGTTTTGTCCACCACTACGTAGCCACTTCCTGTCATTGGAAAACTATTACTTGGACGGTTGGACCCCTTGCATTTCATGAATTTTCCGTTTCAAACCGTAACTTTTGTAATGCAAAGTTAGACCCCTAAGTAAACTATAATTGTTTAATCTGGTTTTAATTCGGTTTCGCTTTACCAATAATAGAACTCAGAATAAAACTTATGTTTGAATTGTCTAGTTTACAAAGTGCATAAAAATTTCACCGAAATTTGGTAGGATGTTTGATGTGTaagattttatattgttttaagttttataacactataaaatacataatcaatcaaattcaatcaaaagaaaatgtGATCGAGTTTTCTAATACCATTGTATCTTTTGTGAGGGTTTATAAAATAATGGAGAATGAAGTATTTATTTAGAGGAACTCTTGTCAAAgttattatagttttttttggagaatattagtaattagtattattatcaattattattgtttttttcgcctttctttgtttcttctttgtGATATTTTATGGtaatgttttcttatatatcatgtactaggtgttttcctgcaccatgtgcagtaataaattttttaaaagttaaattatatttaaaatgaaatttattaatataatatattttattatttttgactaatgtttaatataaagttgattttaagcacaaaattaagaaaaaataataattttatttattttaaattacatttaataatatatatgtaatatatttaaaattctaatcttagataaatttttatctatttattttggttaaatgtattaaatcaacttgtataaaattactaaaaatcatataaaaattgtatagttattaaaaattataactaaacaatattaataaaatttgtagatatctaagaaaaactaatgaaattatgattaacaatttattaattctttaaaaaagatgtagaaaattttgaaaatattagtaataaaaattttataattataaaaatacaattaaataatgtatttcgaaatttataatgcatatttcaatatatttattttagggattatttatgaattattaccatattttaaaaagtttaccaaaaatataaatcaacattaaatgtaatgtattaattattgtcatattttataacgtttaccaaaaatatatgtcagTAATAAATGTGATTGTCTATGTCATATTAATTATAAACCATGTCATCAGTCTTGTTAgtcatgtcatcattttttttgtaaaaatgattatacagaggacatgtggcaaaattacttcgcaaatatagtatatgagattaaaaattataactaaacaatatttataaaatttgtggatatctaaaagaaactaatgaaattacgatcaacaatttattaattttttaaaaaagatgtagaaatttttgaaagtattagtaataaaaat
The nucleotide sequence above comes from Brassica napus cultivar Da-Ae chromosome A9, Da-Ae, whole genome shotgun sequence. Encoded proteins:
- the LOC106434817 gene encoding DNA-binding protein S1FA1-like, producing the protein MDGEDFARKAAAEAKGMNPGLIVLLVIGVPLVGFLVANYVMYVYAQKNLPPRKKKPVSKKKLKREKLKQGVSVPGE